AATACTTTTGAAAAAAAAGATAATTATGAGTATTGCCTGGAAGGGTATATATCCCGCACTGACCACCAAACTAAATGCGAACGAAGAACTGGACCTCCCGCTGTTCAAACAAAACCTGGACGCGCAGCTCTCCGCCGGCATCGACGCCATTGTACTAGGCGGCACCCTTGGCGAAGCCAGCACCCTGACTACGAACGAAAAGGAAACGCTTACGAAGTTTGCGGTGGAGCAAACCACGGGAAAAATACCAGTGATCCTGAACATTGCTGAAGGTTCTACTGCAGAAGCATTGCAGCGTGCAAAAGAAGCAAAGGCATGGGGCGCTAAAGGCCTGATGATGCTGCCGCCAATGCGCTACAAAACAGACGCCCGTGAAACTGCGGCTTACTTTAAAACTGTAGCCAACTCCACGGACCTGCCCATCATGATTTACAACAACCCGGTTGATTATAAAACAGAGGTGACACTCGACGTGTTCGAAGAACTGGCGGAGTGTCCCAACATCCAGGCGGTGAAAGAGTCTACCCGCGACATCAGCAACGTAACGCGCATGCGTAATGCGTTTGGCGATCGTTTCAAAATCCTTTGCGGTGTAGATACGCTGGCTATGGAAGAACTGCTGATGGGTGCCGACGGATGGGTGGGTGGCCTCGTGTGTGCATTCCCGGAGGAAACAGTGGCTGTATATCGCCTGGTAAAAGCCGGTCGAATCGAAGAAGCACTGAAAATCTATCGCTGGTTCCTGCCGCTGCTCGAGTTGGATATTCACGCAAAACTCGTACAATACATTAAATTGGCAGAAGCACAGGTAGGCCTGGGTACCGAGTACGTAAGAGCACCGCGCCTGACCCTTATTGGTAAAGAACGTGAAAGGATCTTAAAAGTGATCAACGACGCCCTGGCTGTTCGCCCGACGCTGCCTGACTACAAATCGATTTCCGCCGCACAGCTGGCGTAACTCATAAATTGAATGGATATGCAAACGCCCGTTACAGCAACAACGAATGTAGAAGAAGTAATGGACAATGCCGCGAAGGCATTTGATGAATACAAACGCCTGTCGGCCGCCAGACGTGCGGATTTCCTGGAGGCGATCGCGCAGGAGCTGGAAGCGGCTAAAGAATCACTGGTAGCGGCTGCACATGCGGAAACTAACCTGCCTTTGCCGCGCCTCAACGGAGAAGTAGGCCGCACTACCGGTCAGCTTCGCCTGTTCGCAAACCTGTTGCGCGAAGGCAGCTGGGTGAATGCCGTGATCGATACAGCTGATCCGAGCCGTACGCCCGCCCGTCCGGATCTACGTAAAATGTCATTGCCATTGGGACCGGTAGCGGTGTTTAGTGCCAGCAACTTTCCTTTTGCCTTTTCTACAGCCGGTGGAGATACGGCGAGCGCGCTTGCTGCGGGTTGTCCGGTAGTGGTAAAAGGACACTCCGCACACTTACAAACATCTTTGCTGGTGTTTGAAGCGATGCAAAAAGCGATCAAAGCTGCAGGTGTACCTGAGTTTACTATACAACATATCACCGGCCCGGGTAACCAGGTAGGCAAGGCATTGGTGCAACATCCTGCAATTGCTGCCGTAGGTTTTACCGGTTCGTTCTCCGGTGGTACCGCACTGGTGGAGTACTCCAGCCAGCGCGCAGTACCGGTGCCGGTTTTCGCGGAGATGAGCAGTATTAACCCTGTCGTGCTCTTCCCGGACGCATTAAAACAACAGGGCGCACAACTGGCGCAAACTTATGCGGGCTCTATCACGCTCGGTATGGGACAATTCTGTACCAATCCCGGTTTATTACTGGCGGTTAAGAGCGCGGAGTTAGACCAGTTCGTGGGTTTACTGGCCGAGGACATTGCGAAGGTAGCGCCAGCGAAGATGCTGCATTCCGGTATCTGTAAATCTTACCATCATGGCCTGGAAGAAGTGCTGTCACATAAGGACGTGGAGTTGGTGAAACAGTCTGCACAAGCACCTGCCGACCTGGAAGCGTATCCGACATTAGCGCGTGTAACCGGTGCGGCTTTCCTTGCGGATGCTGCTTTGCGCGAAGAGGTGTTCGGACCGTTCTCGCTGGTAGTGGTCTGTGAAAACAAAGCCGAACTGGTACAGGTATTAAAAAGCCTGAAAGGACAACTCACCACTACGCTCATGGCTACACCGACCGACATACAGGCGAACCGTGATATACTGGACCTGCAAGCCACGCTGGCCGGCAGGATCATCCTGAACGCTGCGCCAACGGGCGTAGAGGTCTGTGCCGCGATGGTGCATGGTGGCCCGTTCCCGGCTACCACCGATGCGCGGTTCACCTCCGTGGGTTCGTCGGCGATACAGCGTTGGGTAAGGCCCGTATGTTTCCAGGGTTTTACAGATGATATGTTGCCTGAGGAATTGCAAAATGCCAATCCGCTCAATATCTGGCGTAACGTGAACAACCAGCTCACGCAATCGCCGCTGAACGCTTAAGCCGTATCTCGCAGGATGAAAAAAATACTTGCTCTCATTTGTTGCGTTTATGCCGGCATGCACTGCATGGCACAACATAAAGGCGCTATATCGCTACCGGTGGCCAAGTTCGCTACCGGTAGCGATGAGCGTTGGAGCCAGCCTGCGTTTGACGACCGTGAATGGAAACAAATCAATACTGGCACGGTTTGGCAGTCGCAGGGATATACCGATTACCACGGTTATGCCTGGTATCGCATCCATGTAATCATTCCTTCTTCCCTGAAAGATAATGCACATTGGAAGGATAGTCTTCGCGTCTACCTCGCGCATGTAAACGACGTGGATGAAACGTACCTGAATGGCGTGAAAATCGGTAAGACAGGCCGCTTTCCCGAAGATGAGGGCGGCTACGAAAGTAAATGGCCAGCCGTTCGTCAATACCATGTGGCGATGAACAATCCCGCGATCCGCTGGAACGAAGAAAATGTAATCGCCATCAAAGACTACGACGGTGGCGGATCTGGCGGCATTTTTATGGGGAGTCCTTACCTGGATGCGCTTGAACGTACCGACGGACTGCGTGTATCCGTACCGCAAGATCGGCTGCAGTATACCAACAAAGGCATGAACGCCGCCTTGCTTTTACAGAATCAATTTAACACCACACTCCATGGAGTTTTGCAGTACACTTTGTACGATGTGATCTCCGCAAAAGACATTCGTACCAGTACGGTACAAGTATCGCTGCCGCCACACCAGTCGCAGGGACTGAACTGGCAGGCGCCCAACCAGGAGGGATTGCAGTTACGGTATGTATTTACTGAAGCAGGTTCCGGGTTGAAGGTAGCAGATACCCTCGCATTGCCTTACATCCTTACACCAGCAATAACAGTCTTTCCGAAGATAAATAATGCGCGCGTTTACGGTGCCCGTCCCGGCCACCCTTTCCTGTTTTGCATTGCAGCCACGGGCGAAGCGCCGCTCACTTACGAAGTAACGCATCTGCCCCAAGGCTTAACTTTAAATGCCAAAACCGGTGTTATTACCGGCACTACACCTGCGAAAGGCGACTATAAATTGTCTGTAACGGTTAAGAATAAACGAGGCTTGGCAAAGCAACAACTCACCATCAAATCGGGCGATCAGTTATCACTTACACCTCCTATGGGCTGGAACAGCTGGAACTGCTGGGGCGTAAACGTGAGCCAGGACAAAGTGATCAGCAGTGCGCAGGCCATGATTGACAAAGGCCTTACCGGCCACGGATGGACATATGTCAACGTAGATGATGGCTGGGTATCTCCCCAACGCGCCGCTGACAGCAGCATGGTGCCCAATGAAAAGTTTCCTGATATGAAGGGGCTCGGCGACTGGTTGCATGAACGTGGCCTGAAATACGGTATCTATTCATCTCCCGGAACACTCACCTGTGGTGGTTATCTCGGCTCTTACGGCAACGAACGAAAAGACGCAGATACCTATGCCGCCTGGGGCGTCGATTACCTCAAATACGACTGGTGCAGCTACGAACGCATCGCCGCCAGTGACACGACGCTGGAAACATATGTGAAACCTTTCCGCGTTATGCAAACCGCGTTGCAGGCACAACCGCGTGACATCTTCTATAACATTTGCCAGTACGGCCTTAAAGATGTGTGGAAGTGGGGAGGTGCGAATGGTGCACAAAGCTGGCGCACAACCGAAGACATTGAAGACACCTGGGAAAGTCTTTTGCAGATAGGCTTTCAGCAGAATAAACTATATCCTTACGCTCATCCCGGCGGCTGGAACGATCCGGATATGATGATCGTAGGACAAGTAGGCTGGGGTGAAAACCTGCATCCTACAAGACTTACGCCCGAAGAACAATATACGCACGTAAGTCTCTGGTGCCTGTTGTCTGCGCCTTTACTGATCGGCTGCGACCTCAGTAAACTCGACGACTTTACATTGAACCTGCTCACGAATGACGAAGTGCTGGCCATCGACCAGGACCCGCTCGGCAAACAGGCGCAGCGGGTGTTGCAAACGCCAGCGTACGAAGTGTGGTTGAAGCCATTGGAAGACGGTAGCCATGCGCTGGGCATATTCAACATGCAAACAACAACGAACACGGTTAGCCTGCCCTGGAAAAGCCTGGGCCTGCAAAATAAGCAACAACAAGTGCGCGACCTGTGGCGGCAACAGGACCTTGGCACGGTGAAGGATGAATACAGTGTAACACTGCCGCCGCATGGCGTAAGACTGCTGAAAATCGGCAAATAACATTCGGTAACTATTCATTTCGCAACTATGACCAATCAACCAAAGTCATTTAAGCAATCGTTCGGATTGCTGGATGCCACCATGATCGTAGCAGGGTCTATGATCGGATCCGGCATTTTTCTCGTAAGCGCCGATATTACCCGCACCACCGGATCTGCCGGCTGGCTCATCCTCATATGGATAATTACCGGCCTTTTAACCGTTACCGCGGCCCTCAGTTACGGGGAGTTGAGCGGCATGTTCCCAAAAGCCGGCGGACAATACGTTTATCTCAAAGAAGCATTCGGTCCGCTCGTTGGGTTCCTTTATGGATGGAGCTTTTTCACGGTGATACAGGCCGGTTCTATCGCCGCAGTGGGAGTGGCCTTCGCCAAATTTGCAGCCTACATATTTCCTGCACTCAGTGAAAACAACCAGCTGGTCAGTCTCGGTTTCCTCAAAATATCTGCCGCACAAGTCACATCGATCCTGTTAGTAGTGTTGCTAACGTTTGTGAATACACGCGGCGTGAAGGAGGGTAAGATCATACAAACGGTATTTACGCTGACCAAGCTGGCAGCGCTGTTCGGGCTGATCATCTTTGGTTTGCTGTTCGCGGCGAAGAAAGAAGTATGGGACGCAAACTGGGCTACCGGCTTTAGTTTGGGCAAAATGGACGGTCAATCATTGGTGGCTTACTCCGGTTTATCCGTATTGGGCGCTATCGCCGGCAGTATGGTGGGCAGCCTGTTCAGCAGCGACTCCTGGAATAACGTGACCTTCATCGCCGGTGAGATCAGGAATCCCAAACGCAATATCGGCTTGAGTTTGTTTATGGGCACCGCGATCGTAACCATGATCTATGTAGCCACAAACCTCATGTATATCAGTATCATGCCGATGCAGGAAATCGCCTACGCAGAAAATGACAGGGTAGGTGTAGTTGCATCGCGGTACATTTTCGGCGTGAATGGTACCATCATTATCGCTGCTTTCCTGATGATATCGACCTTTGGTTGCAACAATGGTTTGATCCTCGCTGGTTCCCGCGTTTGTTATACCATGGCAAAAGACGGTTTGTTCTTTAAAAGACTTGGTGTGCTTAACAAAAATGCGGTGCCGGGTAAAGCGCTCTGGATTCAATGTGTATGGGCTTCGGTGCTTTGTCTCAGCGGCCGGTACGGAGAACTGCTCGATTATGTAATCTTTTGCGTGCTGATATTTTACATTCTCACGATCATCGGGATTTTCCGGCTGCGCCGCACGCGGCCTGAGCTGCCAAGGCCTTACAAAGCATTTCTTTATCCCGTATTACCGGCATTGTACATACTCGCGGCTTCTGTGATCTGCTTCGCGTTATTGGTGTACAAGCCAATGTACACCTGGCCCGGACTCGGTATCGTGTTATTGGGCATCCCGGTGTATTACCTGGTGTGGGGCAAAAACTATAAACCGGAAACCGTTGAGTCACCTGCTGAGGCAGAAATATTATAATCTATTTTTATGAGGAAATTATTGCTTAGCATATCCGGCAGCCTGTGTATCACTGCTGCTTTGGCTCAAAAGGAGGCTACCGTAACGGTAGATGTGGCCAGTCCTCAGGCGCGTGTCGCACCTACGCTGCATGGTATTTTCTTTGAGGAGATCAGTCATGGCGGCGAAGGCGGCCTGTACGCAGAGCTCGTACAGAACCGCGGTTTCGAGGAAAGCCGTATTCCGCAAGGTGTACAGTTAAAAAACGGTTGGCTGGTGCCAGATCCTAAACCGCATTGGTTCCTGAACGGCAAACCCAGCGAATGGCGTATGCCCTGGGAAATCAAAAGCGATTATCCTAACTGGCGGATGCAGCAAACCGGCGGCTCGGCGATGACGATTGCCCTTACGCAGGAAAAGCCTTTGAACGCGTCGACGCCGCGCAATCTCAAAGTGACGGTGAGTAGGATCGCACCGGGTTCGCGCCAGGAAGTGATTAATGAAGGCTTCTGGGGTATGAATGCGGTTAAGGGCGATAATTATTCGTTGCAATTTTACGCACGCACGGCTGCCGATTATAAAGGCGGGGTAACGGTTTCGCTCCAAAGTAAAAACGGCCGCACATTGGCGCAACATACTTTCAACAGCATCGCGTCCGATAAGTGGAAGAAGTATACCTGCCAGCTGCAACCCACCGAAACAGACCCGCAGGCGGAACTGTCGATTGCGTTTAACAGCACCGGCACCGCTTACCTGGACTTCGTTTCCCTCTTCCCGGAAAAGACATTTAAGGACCGCAAAAACGGGATGCGTAACGATCTTGCGCAGCTGCTGGCCGACATGAATCCTTCGTTCCTTCGCTGGCCCGGAGGATGTTTCGTAGAAGGTATCACGATCGAAAGTGCGCCAGACTGGAAAAAGACGATCGGGCCGCAGGAGCGGAGAGAGGCGACTTACAGTCCCTGGGGATACTGGGCCAGCAACGGTTTCGGTTACCACGAGTTCCTGCAGTTCTGTGAAGATATTAACGCCGATGCGATGTATGTGTTTAACATCGGTATCGCCTGCGAAATGCGCAGCGGCACTTTTTATGGAGAGGAGAAGGTACCGGAGTTGATCGATAATGTGCTGGACGCGATCGAATATGCCATCGGTCCTGCCAACTCCACCTGGGGGCGGATTCGCGCGGCCAACGGTCACCCTGCGCCGTTCCCCTTAAAGTACCTGGAAATCGGTAATGAACAACACGGGCCAGCTTATGCCAAACGTTACAACCTGTTCTACAAAGCCATTAAAGAAAAATATCCGCAGCTGGAACTCATTGCCAGTATGGGGATAGGAGATATTAACCGTCATACGCTGGATAGTATGCATGTTGTGGACATCGCTGACGAGCATGCTTATAAAGCCGCCGGCTGGGCGTTTTCGCATTACGACCACTTCGATAAATACAAACGCGGCGCCTGGGACGTGTACGTAGGAGAGTACGCCACTAATAATGGCGTGGGTGCCGGTAATATGAAAGCGGCGCTCAGCGATGCGGCTTATATTATGGGCATGGAGCGTAATGGCGATCTGGTGAAGATGTCGAGTTACGCGCCGTTGTTGGAGAACGTGAATACCCGCCACTGGCCCGTGAATCTAATCAACTTCGATGCTTCGCGCAGTTTCGGCCGCATCTCTTATCACTTGATTAAGTTGATGAATGAGCATCGCGCCGACCAGAACTTCGCCGCATCTGCCACACTGATCAAAGAAACGAATCCCACGCCGCTGTTTGCAGGCGGTATTGGTCTGGCTACCTGGGATACGCAAACGGATTATAAAGACATACAGGTAATAAAAGATGGAAAAGTCTTGTATCAAAGTGACTTTTCAGCCCGCAAAGAAGAATGGCAAAAAGTAGTGGGTGGATGGGATATTACGGATACCACGATCTCCATGAAACAGGAAGGTCCTCAGCGTCTCGCGTTGTTGAGAGATCATCAGTTTGATACTTATACCTTGAAGCTGAAAGCCCGCCGTAACAGTGGCTACAACGCTTTCATCATCCCATTCGCCGTGAAGGATAGCAAAACGATGCTGCGTGCCCATATCGGCTCCTGGGTAAACCAAAACTGTGTATTCGAGTCAGTAACTAATGGTTTCGATGTGGCGGATGTATCTACCCAGAAAAGATTACCTGCGCCAATTAAGAACGGCCAATGGTACGATATTACCCTGGAGGTAGGCAGAGAGAAAGTAGACTGCTACCTTGACGGAAAGCTGCTCATGTCTTTCGAACAACCACAACAATTCCTGGCCATTGCCGGCCGCGATGACAAGAACGGTGACATCATCATCAAAATGGTGAATGCAATGCCAAATGCGATGGCTACTACTTTGCAGCTGAATGGCGCCGGTATGTTAGGGGATGAATCGCAACTCACGACGCTCAGCGCACCCGGCGAAACGCTGGAGAACTCGCTGGACGAGCCGCTGAAATATGTGCCGCAGCAGACGATTTTAACCGGGATCAAAAACGGCAGCCAGCTTACCCTGCAACCTTTCAGTGTGAATATACTGCGGTTAAAGACGAAGCGCTAATTAACTTACAGGCTTTTGAAATTGCCTGAATAATGTTAATTTTTGCAAACATTTGATTAAATCCTAAGAGCGTTACCTGCCTGTGCAGGAATATCTTTGTTGTTATCAGTATCATGACTAATAAGACGAGCGTGAATAAAAAGACATTTTTTTGTATTGATGCGCATACCTGCGGTAACCCGGTTCGCCTGGTAGCGGGCGGCGGTCCTGTATTGGAAGGGGCTAACATGAGCGAGAAGCGTGGTCACTTTTTGAAAGAATTCGACTGGATCCGTAAAGGACTGATGTTTGAACCCCGTGGTCATGATATGATGAGTGGCAGTATTTTGTACGCCCCACATGACCCCGCCAATGACGTAGCGGTACTGTTTATCGAAACAAGCGGTTGCCTGCCGATGTGTGGTCACGGTACGATTGGTACCATTACCATTGCAGTGGAAGAAGGACTGGTGACGCCGAAAGTGCCGGGTATTATCCGCATGGAGGCGCCGGCCGGCCTGGTTAATATCGAGTATGTGCAGGAAGGTCGTAAGGTAAAAAGCGTGAAACTCACCAACGTGGCTTCTTATCTCGCCGCAGAAAATATTGAAGTGGAATGTCCCGACCTGGGGATGTTGAAAGTGGACGTGTCGTACGGTGGCAATTTCTACGCCATCGTAGATGTGCAGGAAAACTTCCCCGGACTCGAGCACTTCACATCCTCACAACTTGTATCCTGGGCTCGGGAAATGCGCAAACGCATTAACGAGAAACACAGCTTCGTGCATCCTGATAATCCAACGATCAACGGCTGCTCGCATGTGTTGTGGGCCGGCGCGACCATCGATCCGACGGCTACGGCGCGTAACGCGGTGTTCTACGGTGATAAAGCAATCGACCGTTCTCCCTGTGGTACCGGTACTTCTGCCCGCATGGCGCAGTGGTATGCGAAAGGTAAGCTGAAAAAGGGCGATGAGTTTGTACATGAGAGCATTATCGGTTCCAAGTTCATCGGTCGCATCGAGGAAGAAACGACGGTGGGAGGCAAGCCGGCTATCCGTCCGAGTATTGAGGGATGGGCGCGCATTTATGGATACAACACGATTTCCATCGACCCGGAAGATGATCCGTTCGCATACGGCTTTACCGTTATCTAATTATCAATCAAAAGTATTGCAGCAATAATGGGAAATCAGGTGATTATTATCGGCGGCGGCATTATCGGTTTAAGCAGCGCTTTCTATTTACAGGAAGCGGGCTACGAGGTGACGGTCGTAGATAAAACAGACATGTCAAATGGCTGCTCGTACGGCAACGCCGGTTATATTTGTCCCAGCCACTTCGTTCCGCTGGCGGCACCGGGCATCGTTGCACAAGGCTTTAAATGGATGCTCAATTCCAAAAGCCCGTTTTATGTACAACCCAGACTCAATAAGGAATTAATCAGCTGGGGACTGCAATTCATGAAAAGCGCGAACGCCAGACACGTTCAACGTTCGGCCATCCCGCTGCGCGACATTGCATTGCTCAGCAAAAACTTATACGAAGAGTGGACCAGCGTGCCTGGTATCGATTTCGCGTATGAGCCGAAGGGAATGCTGGAGTTTTTTAAAGATGAAGCCAGCGCCCATCATGCAGAACATAGCGTAAAAGCCTCCCGCGACCTGGGTCTCGACGCCCGGCTGATCGGTCGCGAAGAGGTGCAGAAGATGGAACCTGACGCAAAACTGGACATTCTCGGCGCGGTGTACTTCGCCTGCGATTCGCAGTTGTATCCGAATAAGCTGATGAGCAGCCTGCAAACCTATCTCGCGGGTAAAGGCGTAAAATTCCTGCACAACACGGAAGTAACCGGCTTTGTTACTAACGGGGAGCGCATCTCCGGAATTAAAACACCGCAGGAAACACTCACTGCGGCTGAAGTGGTTTTGGCAACCGGTGTGTGGAGCGGACAACTGGCCAAACAATTATCCCTGAACATCCCGATGGTGGGCGGTCGCGGTTACTCTGTAACGCTGGAGAACTCTCCTTATAAATTACACCACTCGATTATCCTGAGCGAAGCCCGTGTAGCCATTTCTCCTATGGACGGCAATAAGCTGCGTTTCGGTGGTACGATGGAAATCACCGGCATTGATGCGCCTCCCCGTATGAAGCGGGTGCAGGGCATTCTGGAATCAGTGAAAAAATACCTGCCCGAATACGACATTGCCATGCCGGCAGAAAAAGATGTGTGGTACGGCTATCGTCCATGTAGTGCAGATGGATTGCCGCATTTAGGCAAGACCTCCCGCTGGAAAAACCTGACGGTGGCTACTGGTCACTCGATGCTCGGCATCAGTCTGGGTGCGGCCACCGGTAAACTCGTGCAGGAAATCGTGCAGGGAAAACCAACTTCCATGGATATTCGTCCCTTTGAAGT
This genomic interval from Chitinophaga horti contains the following:
- a CDS encoding dihydrodipicolinate synthase family protein, translating into MSIAWKGIYPALTTKLNANEELDLPLFKQNLDAQLSAGIDAIVLGGTLGEASTLTTNEKETLTKFAVEQTTGKIPVILNIAEGSTAEALQRAKEAKAWGAKGLMMLPPMRYKTDARETAAYFKTVANSTDLPIMIYNNPVDYKTEVTLDVFEELAECPNIQAVKESTRDISNVTRMRNAFGDRFKILCGVDTLAMEELLMGADGWVGGLVCAFPEETVAVYRLVKAGRIEEALKIYRWFLPLLELDIHAKLVQYIKLAEAQVGLGTEYVRAPRLTLIGKERERILKVINDALAVRPTLPDYKSISAAQLA
- a CDS encoding aldehyde dehydrogenase (NADP(+)), encoding MQTPVTATTNVEEVMDNAAKAFDEYKRLSAARRADFLEAIAQELEAAKESLVAAAHAETNLPLPRLNGEVGRTTGQLRLFANLLREGSWVNAVIDTADPSRTPARPDLRKMSLPLGPVAVFSASNFPFAFSTAGGDTASALAAGCPVVVKGHSAHLQTSLLVFEAMQKAIKAAGVPEFTIQHITGPGNQVGKALVQHPAIAAVGFTGSFSGGTALVEYSSQRAVPVPVFAEMSSINPVVLFPDALKQQGAQLAQTYAGSITLGMGQFCTNPGLLLAVKSAELDQFVGLLAEDIAKVAPAKMLHSGICKSYHHGLEEVLSHKDVELVKQSAQAPADLEAYPTLARVTGAAFLADAALREEVFGPFSLVVVCENKAELVQVLKSLKGQLTTTLMATPTDIQANRDILDLQATLAGRIILNAAPTGVEVCAAMVHGGPFPATTDARFTSVGSSAIQRWVRPVCFQGFTDDMLPEELQNANPLNIWRNVNNQLTQSPLNA
- a CDS encoding NAD(P)/FAD-dependent oxidoreductase → MGNQVIIIGGGIIGLSSAFYLQEAGYEVTVVDKTDMSNGCSYGNAGYICPSHFVPLAAPGIVAQGFKWMLNSKSPFYVQPRLNKELISWGLQFMKSANARHVQRSAIPLRDIALLSKNLYEEWTSVPGIDFAYEPKGMLEFFKDEASAHHAEHSVKASRDLGLDARLIGREEVQKMEPDAKLDILGAVYFACDSQLYPNKLMSSLQTYLAGKGVKFLHNTEVTGFVTNGERISGIKTPQETLTAAEVVLATGVWSGQLAKQLSLNIPMVGGRGYSVTLENSPYKLHHSIILSEARVAISPMDGNKLRFGGTMEITGIDAPPRMKRVQGILESVKKYLPEYDIAMPAEKDVWYGYRPCSADGLPHLGKTSRWKNLTVATGHSMLGISLGAATGKLVQEIVQGKPTSMDIRPFEVERF
- a CDS encoding alpha-L-arabinofuranosidase C-terminal domain-containing protein gives rise to the protein MRKLLLSISGSLCITAALAQKEATVTVDVASPQARVAPTLHGIFFEEISHGGEGGLYAELVQNRGFEESRIPQGVQLKNGWLVPDPKPHWFLNGKPSEWRMPWEIKSDYPNWRMQQTGGSAMTIALTQEKPLNASTPRNLKVTVSRIAPGSRQEVINEGFWGMNAVKGDNYSLQFYARTAADYKGGVTVSLQSKNGRTLAQHTFNSIASDKWKKYTCQLQPTETDPQAELSIAFNSTGTAYLDFVSLFPEKTFKDRKNGMRNDLAQLLADMNPSFLRWPGGCFVEGITIESAPDWKKTIGPQERREATYSPWGYWASNGFGYHEFLQFCEDINADAMYVFNIGIACEMRSGTFYGEEKVPELIDNVLDAIEYAIGPANSTWGRIRAANGHPAPFPLKYLEIGNEQHGPAYAKRYNLFYKAIKEKYPQLELIASMGIGDINRHTLDSMHVVDIADEHAYKAAGWAFSHYDHFDKYKRGAWDVYVGEYATNNGVGAGNMKAALSDAAYIMGMERNGDLVKMSSYAPLLENVNTRHWPVNLINFDASRSFGRISYHLIKLMNEHRADQNFAASATLIKETNPTPLFAGGIGLATWDTQTDYKDIQVIKDGKVLYQSDFSARKEEWQKVVGGWDITDTTISMKQEGPQRLALLRDHQFDTYTLKLKARRNSGYNAFIIPFAVKDSKTMLRAHIGSWVNQNCVFESVTNGFDVADVSTQKRLPAPIKNGQWYDITLEVGREKVDCYLDGKLLMSFEQPQQFLAIAGRDDKNGDIIIKMVNAMPNAMATTLQLNGAGMLGDESQLTTLSAPGETLENSLDEPLKYVPQQTILTGIKNGSQLTLQPFSVNILRLKTKR
- a CDS encoding APC family permease — translated: MTNQPKSFKQSFGLLDATMIVAGSMIGSGIFLVSADITRTTGSAGWLILIWIITGLLTVTAALSYGELSGMFPKAGGQYVYLKEAFGPLVGFLYGWSFFTVIQAGSIAAVGVAFAKFAAYIFPALSENNQLVSLGFLKISAAQVTSILLVVLLTFVNTRGVKEGKIIQTVFTLTKLAALFGLIIFGLLFAAKKEVWDANWATGFSLGKMDGQSLVAYSGLSVLGAIAGSMVGSLFSSDSWNNVTFIAGEIRNPKRNIGLSLFMGTAIVTMIYVATNLMYISIMPMQEIAYAENDRVGVVASRYIFGVNGTIIIAAFLMISTFGCNNGLILAGSRVCYTMAKDGLFFKRLGVLNKNAVPGKALWIQCVWASVLCLSGRYGELLDYVIFCVLIFYILTIIGIFRLRRTRPELPRPYKAFLYPVLPALYILAASVICFALLVYKPMYTWPGLGIVLLGIPVYYLVWGKNYKPETVESPAEAEIL
- a CDS encoding putative Ig domain-containing protein; this encodes MAQHKGAISLPVAKFATGSDERWSQPAFDDREWKQINTGTVWQSQGYTDYHGYAWYRIHVIIPSSLKDNAHWKDSLRVYLAHVNDVDETYLNGVKIGKTGRFPEDEGGYESKWPAVRQYHVAMNNPAIRWNEENVIAIKDYDGGGSGGIFMGSPYLDALERTDGLRVSVPQDRLQYTNKGMNAALLLQNQFNTTLHGVLQYTLYDVISAKDIRTSTVQVSLPPHQSQGLNWQAPNQEGLQLRYVFTEAGSGLKVADTLALPYILTPAITVFPKINNARVYGARPGHPFLFCIAATGEAPLTYEVTHLPQGLTLNAKTGVITGTTPAKGDYKLSVTVKNKRGLAKQQLTIKSGDQLSLTPPMGWNSWNCWGVNVSQDKVISSAQAMIDKGLTGHGWTYVNVDDGWVSPQRAADSSMVPNEKFPDMKGLGDWLHERGLKYGIYSSPGTLTCGGYLGSYGNERKDADTYAAWGVDYLKYDWCSYERIAASDTTLETYVKPFRVMQTALQAQPRDIFYNICQYGLKDVWKWGGANGAQSWRTTEDIEDTWESLLQIGFQQNKLYPYAHPGGWNDPDMMIVGQVGWGENLHPTRLTPEEQYTHVSLWCLLSAPLLIGCDLSKLDDFTLNLLTNDEVLAIDQDPLGKQAQRVLQTPAYEVWLKPLEDGSHALGIFNMQTTTNTVSLPWKSLGLQNKQQQVRDLWRQQDLGTVKDEYSVTLPPHGVRLLKIGK
- a CDS encoding 4-hydroxyproline epimerase codes for the protein MTNKTSVNKKTFFCIDAHTCGNPVRLVAGGGPVLEGANMSEKRGHFLKEFDWIRKGLMFEPRGHDMMSGSILYAPHDPANDVAVLFIETSGCLPMCGHGTIGTITIAVEEGLVTPKVPGIIRMEAPAGLVNIEYVQEGRKVKSVKLTNVASYLAAENIEVECPDLGMLKVDVSYGGNFYAIVDVQENFPGLEHFTSSQLVSWAREMRKRINEKHSFVHPDNPTINGCSHVLWAGATIDPTATARNAVFYGDKAIDRSPCGTGTSARMAQWYAKGKLKKGDEFVHESIIGSKFIGRIEEETTVGGKPAIRPSIEGWARIYGYNTISIDPEDDPFAYGFTVI